A genomic stretch from Halobellus sp. LT62 includes:
- a CDS encoding S26 family signal peptidase, whose product MTDEDGNTPDRPDDAPHDDVAPSGRGDVADDGAQRDESAVESPDPTDADEPVDALGAGEADDGDEAAETGEASDADEPAATDDSTATDDSTATDDSIRDADEDDHIPPSVAASRRESRRPRPQPGTRASDGDAGFITRFRTARSGPLLFIRETLYSALAVVAVGFLLFAISGVWPPMVAVESGSMEPEMYRGDLIFVTEEHRFTPDYAYGDTGVVTVEIGTEEGYRSFGGNGSVVIYAPPGRAGSPIIHRAHLHVEEGENWYDRADPAHMRADNCGELPNCPAPHAGFITKGDANGQYDQVTSVADTAGPVRPEWIRGSARLRIPYLGHIRLELAGALAG is encoded by the coding sequence ATGACGGACGAAGACGGGAACACGCCGGATCGTCCGGACGACGCGCCGCACGACGACGTGGCCCCGTCCGGTCGAGGGGACGTCGCCGACGACGGGGCGCAGCGCGACGAGAGCGCGGTTGAGAGCCCGGATCCGACGGACGCAGACGAACCAGTCGACGCACTGGGCGCAGGCGAAGCGGACGATGGAGACGAAGCGGCCGAAACCGGCGAAGCGTCCGACGCAGACGAACCGGCCGCGACCGACGATTCGACGGCGACCGACGATTCGACAGCAACCGACGACTCGATCCGCGATGCCGACGAGGACGACCACATTCCCCCTAGCGTCGCCGCCTCCCGTCGGGAATCCCGCCGTCCTCGCCCCCAACCCGGAACCCGGGCATCCGACGGCGACGCGGGGTTCATTACGCGCTTTCGAACCGCACGCAGCGGTCCGCTCTTGTTCATCCGCGAGACGCTCTACAGCGCGCTCGCGGTCGTCGCCGTGGGGTTCCTGCTGTTCGCCATCAGCGGCGTCTGGCCGCCGATGGTCGCCGTCGAAAGCGGGAGTATGGAACCGGAGATGTACCGCGGCGATCTCATCTTCGTCACCGAGGAGCACCGCTTCACGCCGGACTACGCCTACGGCGACACCGGCGTCGTGACGGTCGAAATCGGCACTGAAGAGGGGTACCGGAGCTTCGGCGGCAACGGATCTGTCGTCATTTATGCGCCGCCCGGCCGCGCCGGATCGCCGATCATCCACCGGGCGCACTTACACGTCGAGGAGGGCGAAAACTGGTACGACCGGGCGGACCCGGCGCACATGCGCGCGGACAACTGCGGGGAGCTCCCGAACTGCCCCGCCCCGCACGCGGGGTTCATCACGAAAGGGGACGCCAACGGTCAGTACGATCAGGTCACGAGCGTCGCCGACACCGCGGGACCGGTTCGCCCCGAGTGGATCCGCGGCAGCGCGCGACTGCGTATCCCGTACTTGGGACACATCAGGCTCGAATTGGCCGGGGCGTTGGCCGGCTGA
- the hemL gene encoding glutamate-1-semialdehyde 2,1-aminomutase, whose translation MRHDESRALYDRALSVIPGGVNSSVRATRPYPFFIERGDGAHVVDADGNRYLDYVMGYGPLLYGHEMPDPVRAAVQSHASEGPMYGAPTEVEVDLAEFVARHVPSVEMIRFVNSGTEATVSAVRLARGYTGRDKIVVMQGGYHGAQESTLVEGSFENAQPSSPGIPSSFAEHTLPIPFNDAAAAERVFEEYGDEIAAVLTEPILANTGIVHPVDGYHERLRELTDAHGALLIFDEVITGFRVGGLQCAQGKFDVTPDVTTFGKIVGGGFPVGAIGGKAEILEGFTPAGDVFQSGTFSGHPVTMAAGYESLKYAAENDVYDNVNRLGERLREGISDIVADQAPAYTVVGTDSMFKTVFTREGPEATDDTGAGDATVCDAGCVQDESCARYDYCPKTGADVADAETERWERIFWQEMKERGIFLTANQFESQFVSYAHTDEDVEETLEAYKEAL comes from the coding sequence ATGAGACACGACGAGTCGCGGGCGCTGTACGACAGAGCGCTTTCCGTGATCCCCGGCGGCGTCAACTCCTCGGTTCGGGCGACGCGGCCGTACCCGTTCTTCATCGAGCGCGGCGACGGCGCGCACGTCGTCGACGCCGACGGCAACCGCTATCTCGATTACGTGATGGGCTACGGCCCGCTCCTGTACGGCCACGAGATGCCCGACCCGGTCCGTGCGGCCGTCCAATCGCACGCGTCGGAGGGGCCGATGTACGGCGCGCCGACGGAGGTCGAAGTCGACCTCGCGGAGTTCGTCGCCCGCCACGTCCCCTCCGTCGAGATGATCCGCTTCGTGAACTCGGGGACGGAGGCGACCGTCTCGGCCGTCCGGCTCGCGCGCGGCTACACCGGCCGCGACAAGATCGTCGTGATGCAGGGCGGCTACCACGGCGCGCAGGAGTCGACGCTCGTCGAGGGGAGCTTCGAGAACGCCCAGCCGAGTTCGCCGGGCATCCCCTCGTCGTTCGCAGAGCACACCCTCCCGATCCCGTTCAACGACGCCGCGGCCGCAGAGCGCGTCTTCGAGGAATACGGCGACGAGATCGCGGCGGTGCTGACGGAGCCGATTCTGGCCAACACTGGCATCGTCCACCCCGTCGACGGCTACCACGAGCGACTCCGCGAACTGACCGACGCCCACGGCGCGCTCTTGATCTTCGACGAGGTCATCACGGGCTTCCGCGTCGGCGGCCTCCAGTGCGCGCAGGGCAAATTCGACGTCACGCCCGACGTGACGACGTTCGGCAAGATCGTCGGCGGCGGCTTCCCGGTCGGTGCGATCGGCGGGAAGGCGGAGATCCTCGAAGGGTTCACGCCCGCGGGCGACGTCTTCCAGTCGGGCACCTTCTCGGGGCATCCGGTGACGATGGCCGCGGGCTACGAGTCGCTGAAATACGCCGCCGAGAACGACGTCTACGACAACGTGAACCGCCTCGGCGAGCGCCTTCGAGAGGGAATTTCGGACATCGTCGCCGACCAAGCGCCCGCCTACACGGTCGTCGGCACCGACTCGATGTTCAAGACGGTCTTCACGCGCGAGGGGCCCGAAGCGACCGACGACACCGGGGCCGGCGACGCGACGGTCTGCGACGCCGGCTGCGTTCAGGACGAGTCGTGCGCGCGGTACGACTACTGCCCGAAGACGGGCGCGGACGTCGCCGACGCAGAGACCGAGCGCTGGGAGCGGATCTTCTGGCAGGAGATGAAAGAGCGGGGCATCTTCCTCACGGCGAATCAGTTCGAGTCGCAGTTCGTCTCCTACGCGCACACCGACGAGGATGTCGAGGAGACGCTCGAAGCGTACAAGGAAGCGCTCTAA
- a CDS encoding CPBP family intramembrane glutamic endopeptidase — protein MQLTPVTAVGLVVALAGFTLLDRARRARDGRRAADGDAAGADSAAGGDTAGAAGVADAAAARPLDLREHAWKWVVPTALLVVVAAEGNSLASIGWRVDAPVRLLQQVGLGVLVLSGLNVLAAPLWARVGDGGESLTVGIGSFASLSVPERLFVAFTAGATEETAFHGYAFERLLSLTGSVPLAGGVAFLAFTFGHLGDTWDRHAVFRIAQPALVTTLLYLWFRSLPALIAIHALNDALSLLLADRFAPDVDEQAASGVDEQTASGVAADAETGPGAATLDWLRGE, from the coding sequence GTGCAACTGACGCCAGTGACCGCCGTCGGGCTCGTCGTCGCGCTCGCGGGGTTCACGCTCCTCGATCGAGCGCGACGAGCCCGCGACGGCCGACGCGCCGCCGATGGTGATGCTGCCGGTGCCGACAGTGCCGCTGGTGGCGATACTGCTGGTGCCGCTGGTGTCGCCGATGCGGCCGCCGCCCGACCGCTCGACCTCCGCGAACACGCGTGGAAGTGGGTGGTTCCGACGGCGCTGCTCGTCGTCGTCGCCGCTGAGGGCAACTCGCTGGCGTCGATCGGCTGGCGGGTCGACGCTCCCGTTCGCCTCCTCCAGCAGGTCGGCCTCGGCGTCCTCGTCCTCTCGGGGCTGAACGTCCTCGCGGCACCGCTGTGGGCGCGCGTCGGTGACGGCGGCGAGAGCCTCACGGTGGGAATCGGCTCGTTCGCCTCCCTCTCGGTCCCCGAGCGGTTGTTTGTCGCGTTCACCGCTGGGGCGACCGAGGAGACGGCCTTCCACGGCTACGCGTTCGAACGGCTGTTGTCGCTCACCGGCAGCGTCCCGCTCGCCGGCGGCGTCGCCTTTCTGGCGTTCACGTTCGGCCACCTCGGCGACACGTGGGACCGCCACGCAGTGTTCCGGATCGCACAGCCCGCGCTGGTGACGACGCTCCTGTACCTCTGGTTCCGTTCGCTCCCGGCACTCATCGCGATTCACGCGCTGAACGACGCCCTGAGCCTCCTTCTCGCGGATCGATTTGCACCCGACGTCGACGAGCAGGCCGCGTCCGGCGTCGACGAGCAGACCGCGTCCGGCGTCGCAGCCGACGCGGAGACCGGCCCGGGCGCGGCGACCCTCGATTGGCTCCGCGGCGAGTGA
- a CDS encoding DedA family protein yields MHVPPLVLQLDAMPPRLTALLESEWAYLALFGVFVLEGAMLMYFMPSELIVPGSLLLLGGDALIPVLAVAVLGATLGQYALFKVAQRGGREYLLSKSWFRISESKLDRFDGWFEKWGPIVVPVSNALLFTRGMLTVPAGFAEMDDRQFVALSAVGTLIFEVALAGLFLYADTLL; encoded by the coding sequence ATGCACGTGCCGCCACTGGTCCTCCAACTCGACGCGATGCCTCCCCGGCTGACGGCACTCTTGGAATCCGAATGGGCGTACCTCGCGCTCTTCGGCGTCTTCGTGCTCGAAGGCGCGATGCTGATGTACTTCATGCCGAGCGAGCTCATCGTCCCGGGATCGCTCTTGCTTCTCGGCGGCGACGCGCTGATTCCGGTGCTCGCCGTCGCCGTGTTGGGAGCCACGCTCGGCCAGTACGCGCTGTTCAAGGTGGCACAGCGCGGCGGTCGCGAATACCTCCTCTCGAAGTCGTGGTTTCGCATCAGCGAATCGAAACTCGACCGGTTCGACGGGTGGTTCGAGAAGTGGGGCCCGATCGTCGTGCCCGTGAGCAACGCCCTGCTCTTCACCCGCGGGATGCTCACTGTCCCCGCGGGCTTTGCCGAAATGGACGATCGGCAGTTCGTCGCGCTGTCGGCCGTCGGCACGCTGATCTTCGAGGTCGCGCTCGCGGGACTGTTTCTGTACGCGGACACGCTGCTCTGA
- a CDS encoding P-II family nitrogen regulator, producing the protein MSDTESNDIPIKMVLAYIRPDKLSDVKQGLAEIGAPSLTVTNVSGRGSQPAKKGQWRGEEYTVDLHQKVKIECVVADIPAEDVVDAIAEAANTGEKGDGKVFVLPVESARQIRTGKTGPDAV; encoded by the coding sequence ATGAGCGACACAGAATCCAACGATATCCCGATCAAGATGGTACTGGCGTACATCCGTCCGGACAAGCTCTCGGACGTGAAACAGGGGCTCGCGGAGATCGGCGCACCGTCGCTGACGGTGACGAACGTCTCCGGACGGGGCTCTCAGCCCGCGAAGAAGGGGCAGTGGCGCGGCGAGGAGTACACGGTCGACCTCCATCAGAAGGTGAAGATCGAGTGCGTCGTCGCCGATATCCCCGCCGAAGACGTCGTCGACGCCATCGCCGAGGCGGCCAACACCGGCGAGAAGGGCGACGGTAAGGTGTTCGTCCTCCCGGTCGAGTCGGCCCGACAGATCCGGACGGGCAAGACCGGTCCGGACGCGGTATAG
- a CDS encoding ammonium transporter — protein sequence MLSAALQSDLSAVVEGVNMMWVLTVTFLIFFMHAGFAMLEAGQVRSKNVANQLTKNLLTWSVGVIVFFLAGAAISTIVGGATGGGSYSVVGAFTDLYAPESGSAGVWVNWLFGAVFAMTAATIVSGAVAGRAKLRAYVSYTILLAAVIYPVVTGFTWGGGFLDALGFYDFAGGVIVHAMGGIAGLTAAWIIGPRVNRFNDDGSVNVIPGHSMTFAVLGTLILAFGWYGFNVGTSASPLALSDSGEVVLGSFSTVGRVALVTTLGMAAGAIGAAAVATYKTGKVDTLYVANGLLAGLVGVTSVTDVIVWPGAIAIGLLAGAQLPIVFEFVEKRLKIDDVCAVFPVHGSAGVLGALAYPFVATAFWNGNASFVSLAIPQVVGVLVISVWTFAATALVFGAFRAVGQARVSQAHELEGLDSSEHGVDTYPEFGGPDDAGARVDGGVIRSDGGVADVSPNSHRAETVSDDETEKDL from the coding sequence ATGCTGAGTGCGGCGCTTCAATCGGACCTGTCCGCGGTCGTAGAGGGCGTGAATATGATGTGGGTCTTGACGGTCACGTTCCTGATCTTCTTCATGCACGCCGGGTTCGCGATGCTCGAAGCGGGCCAAGTCCGCTCGAAGAACGTCGCGAACCAGCTGACGAAGAACCTGCTCACGTGGAGCGTCGGCGTCATAGTGTTCTTCCTCGCTGGCGCGGCGATCTCGACGATCGTCGGCGGCGCGACCGGCGGCGGCTCTTACTCCGTCGTCGGCGCGTTCACGGACCTCTACGCGCCCGAGTCGGGATCGGCTGGCGTCTGGGTCAACTGGCTCTTCGGCGCGGTGTTCGCGATGACGGCGGCGACGATCGTCTCCGGTGCGGTCGCCGGCCGCGCGAAACTCCGCGCGTACGTGAGTTACACGATTCTGCTCGCTGCGGTCATTTACCCCGTGGTCACGGGCTTCACGTGGGGCGGCGGGTTCCTCGACGCGCTGGGGTTCTACGACTTCGCGGGCGGCGTGATCGTCCACGCGATGGGCGGTATCGCCGGGCTCACCGCCGCGTGGATCATCGGCCCGCGCGTGAACCGCTTCAACGACGACGGCTCCGTGAACGTCATCCCCGGTCACTCGATGACGTTCGCCGTCCTCGGAACGCTCATCCTCGCGTTCGGCTGGTACGGTTTCAACGTCGGTACCTCGGCGTCGCCGCTGGCGCTCTCTGACTCGGGCGAAGTCGTCCTCGGTTCGTTCTCGACGGTCGGGCGCGTCGCGCTCGTGACGACGCTCGGAATGGCCGCCGGCGCGATCGGTGCCGCGGCGGTCGCGACGTACAAGACCGGCAAGGTCGACACGCTCTACGTCGCGAACGGCCTGCTCGCCGGGCTCGTCGGCGTCACTTCCGTCACCGACGTCATCGTCTGGCCCGGCGCGATCGCGATCGGCCTGCTCGCCGGCGCGCAGCTGCCGATCGTCTTCGAGTTCGTCGAGAAGCGCCTCAAGATCGACGACGTCTGCGCGGTCTTCCCCGTGCACGGCTCCGCCGGCGTCCTCGGCGCGCTCGCGTACCCGTTCGTCGCGACGGCGTTCTGGAACGGCAACGCGTCGTTCGTTTCGCTGGCGATCCCGCAGGTCGTCGGCGTCCTCGTGATCTCCGTCTGGACGTTCGCCGCCACGGCGCTCGTCTTCGGCGCGTTCCGCGCGGTCGGACAAGCACGCGTCTCCCAAGCGCACGAACTCGAAGGCCTCGATTCCTCCGAACACGGCGTCGACACCTACCCCGAGTTCGGCGGTCCCGATGACGCCGGCGCGCGCGTCGACGGCGGAGTGATCCGCTCCGACGGCGGCGTCGCCGACGTCTCCCCGAACTCGCACCGTGCCGAAACTGTTTCCGACGACGAAACCGAGAAAGACCTATGA
- a CDS encoding Sjogren's syndrome/scleroderma autoantigen 1 family protein → MSDFDEEAERERLREKYERDEERRKETQQMSELLLKGATMTNRHCNDCGSPIFRYQGQEFCPSCQRVTGEGDADAQAGDGQTAADRQAAADEQATAAQQPGPDAQTTSDERGAAADGAASGVGVADEARTATPEAATAGRGAGVGSQADVADDAGGEPSTPQDAERPAPTRDTGLSTPTADATSASADDRGAREALLGALTRHARLAEETDDPRRAKEHLAAAREAAAALDELD, encoded by the coding sequence GTGAGCGACTTCGACGAGGAAGCGGAGCGAGAGCGACTGCGCGAAAAGTACGAGCGAGACGAGGAGCGGCGCAAGGAGACCCAGCAGATGAGCGAGCTGCTGTTGAAGGGCGCGACGATGACCAATCGACACTGCAACGACTGCGGGTCGCCGATCTTTCGCTACCAAGGCCAGGAGTTCTGTCCGAGTTGCCAGCGCGTCACAGGCGAGGGCGACGCCGACGCGCAGGCGGGAGACGGGCAGACCGCGGCAGATAGACAGGCAGCCGCGGACGAGCAAGCGACGGCGGCTCAGCAGCCGGGGCCGGACGCGCAAACGACTTCCGACGAACGCGGAGCGGCCGCAGACGGTGCTGCATCCGGCGTCGGTGTCGCCGACGAGGCCCGGACCGCGACTCCGGAGGCGGCCACGGCAGGGCGGGGAGCCGGGGTGGGATCACAGGCCGACGTCGCCGACGACGCCGGGGGCGAACCATCGACCCCACAGGACGCCGAGCGGCCCGCGCCGACGCGAGACACCGGACTGTCGACGCCGACAGCCGACGCCACGTCCGCGTCCGCCGACGACCGGGGGGCCCGCGAGGCGCTGCTCGGCGCGTTGACGCGGCACGCCCGACTCGCCGAGGAGACCGACGACCCGCGGCGCGCAAAGGAGCATCTCGCGGCGGCGCGGGAGGCCGCCGCGGCGCTCGACGAGCTGGACTAA
- the hemC gene encoding hydroxymethylbilane synthase — protein MTTRGTLRLATRGSDLALRQAAIVRETLEDRRFDVELVEVETRGDQIRDELIHRLGKTGAFVRALDEKVLDGEVDAAVHSMKDMPTEGPNELVVAGVPMRESAADLLLTPDGTELKNLPAGSVVGTSSLRRKAQLLAERPDLEVEPLRGNVDTRIEKLLAPELQAEHERRVDADRNEGPDSKGDEAVEEFDQSIEEWFDGLAEIERRALEREIDTEYDAIVLAEAGLRRTGLLHHVEYARFDPATFVPAPGQGAIAITARADSEATEEIRSAVDHPRTRVETTAERTVLAELGGGCIAPIGVHAKLQGEYVHVNARVLSADGEDEVAASRDLPVDDHANAAAAFAADLAERGADDLIAAAREAAEE, from the coding sequence ATGACTACTCGCGGGACACTCCGACTGGCGACGCGGGGCTCGGATCTGGCGCTTCGGCAGGCGGCGATCGTCCGGGAGACGCTCGAAGACCGCCGGTTCGACGTCGAGCTCGTCGAAGTCGAGACGCGCGGCGACCAGATCAGAGACGAGCTCATCCACCGCCTCGGCAAGACCGGCGCGTTCGTCCGCGCGCTCGACGAGAAGGTGCTCGACGGCGAGGTCGACGCCGCGGTGCACTCGATGAAGGATATGCCCACCGAAGGGCCGAACGAACTCGTCGTCGCGGGCGTTCCGATGCGCGAGTCGGCCGCGGATCTGCTTCTCACGCCCGACGGAACCGAACTGAAGAACCTTCCCGCCGGTTCCGTCGTCGGCACTTCCTCGCTTCGACGGAAGGCACAGCTCCTCGCCGAGCGCCCCGACCTCGAAGTCGAACCGCTCCGCGGCAACGTCGATACGCGGATCGAGAAGCTGCTCGCGCCCGAACTGCAGGCCGAACACGAGCGGCGCGTCGACGCCGACCGCAACGAGGGCCCCGACAGCAAAGGCGACGAGGCAGTCGAGGAGTTCGATCAGTCGATCGAGGAGTGGTTCGACGGCCTCGCGGAGATCGAGCGCCGCGCGCTCGAACGAGAGATCGACACCGAGTACGACGCCATTGTCCTCGCGGAGGCGGGACTCCGACGCACGGGCCTCTTGCACCACGTCGAGTACGCCCGGTTCGACCCCGCGACGTTCGTGCCCGCGCCCGGGCAGGGTGCCATCGCGATCACCGCCCGCGCCGATAGCGAGGCGACCGAGGAGATCCGATCTGCCGTCGATCACCCGCGGACACGTGTCGAAACGACCGCCGAGCGGACGGTGCTCGCGGAACTCGGCGGCGGCTGCATCGCGCCGATCGGCGTCCACGCGAAGCTGCAGGGCGAGTACGTCCACGTGAACGCGCGCGTGCTCTCCGCCGACGGCGAGGACGAGGTGGCCGCGAGCCGCGACCTCCCGGTCGACGATCACGCTAACGCCGCCGCGGCGTTCGCCGCCGACCTCGCAGAGCGCGGTGCCGACGACCTGATAGCCGCGGCGCGCGAAGCCGCGGAGGAGTGA
- a CDS encoding P-II family nitrogen regulator — protein MSDSETPIKMVMAYIRPDKLGDVKQALAGAGAPSLTVTNVSGRGSQPAKKGQWRGEEYTVDLHQKVKIECVVADIPAEDVVEAIQDGAQTGEPGDGKIFVLPVESASQIRTGATGPDAV, from the coding sequence ATGAGTGACTCGGAGACGCCGATCAAGATGGTGATGGCGTACATCCGTCCGGACAAACTCGGCGACGTCAAACAGGCGCTCGCGGGTGCCGGCGCACCGTCGCTGACGGTGACGAACGTCTCCGGACGGGGCTCTCAGCCCGCGAAGAAGGGGCAGTGGCGCGGCGAGGAGTACACGGTCGACCTCCATCAGAAGGTAAAAATCGAATGCGTCGTCGCCGACATCCCCGCCGAAGACGTCGTCGAGGCGATCCAAGACGGCGCACAAACCGGTGAACCGGGCGACGGGAAGATTTTCGTCCTCCCGGTCGAGTCGGCCTCTCAGATCCGGACGGGCGCGACGGGTCCCGACGCGGTCTGA
- a CDS encoding ammonium transporter, producing MSTLLQVDPTTVANGINNVWVLVVTFLIFFMQPGFALLESGQVRAKNVGNVLMKNMTDWILGTLVYFIVGAAVVGIVGGLTSGGDIAGAFAHIGDSNAWIGWLFGAVFAMTAATIVSGAVAERMNFDAYVLFTVLMVAIIYPVVVGFTWGGGLLSSSGFIGGALGAGYLDFAGATVVHMCGGVAGLVAAKMVGARKGRYDSNGNSQPIPGHSMLLAVLGTFILAFGWYGFNVGTQATILAVADDGTLTFMGSALGRVALVTTLGMSAGGAMAMLTSARYQGKPDPLWTANGILAGLVAVTGAVPHVTWWGGALLGGLGGFLVLPAFHFTVDRLKIDDVCGVFAVHGVAGAVGTALIPLFAVGGFALNQFVLQVVGVVVIALWTVVASAVVLAVIDAVVGLRVTEEEETEGLDEGEHGVSVYPEFVPNESRDGTVAADGGELRTDGGSVLHGDVSTPGSVTDGDAAAPDAEVSGDE from the coding sequence ATGAGCACGCTCTTACAGGTGGATCCGACCACCGTCGCGAACGGGATCAACAACGTCTGGGTCCTCGTAGTCACGTTCCTGATCTTCTTCATGCAGCCGGGCTTCGCCCTGCTCGAATCCGGGCAGGTCCGCGCGAAGAACGTCGGCAACGTGCTGATGAAGAACATGACCGACTGGATCCTCGGGACGCTGGTGTACTTCATCGTCGGTGCCGCCGTCGTAGGCATCGTCGGCGGCCTCACCTCGGGCGGTGACATCGCCGGCGCGTTCGCCCACATCGGCGACTCGAACGCGTGGATCGGGTGGCTCTTCGGCGCGGTGTTCGCGATGACGGCGGCGACGATCGTCTCCGGCGCGGTCGCAGAACGGATGAACTTCGACGCCTACGTGCTCTTCACCGTCCTGATGGTGGCAATCATCTACCCCGTCGTGGTCGGCTTCACGTGGGGCGGCGGGCTCCTCTCCAGTAGCGGCTTCATCGGCGGGGCGCTCGGCGCGGGCTACCTCGACTTCGCCGGCGCGACCGTCGTCCACATGTGCGGCGGCGTTGCCGGCTTGGTCGCAGCCAAGATGGTCGGCGCGCGCAAGGGCCGCTACGACTCGAACGGTAACAGTCAGCCGATCCCGGGCCACTCGATGTTGCTCGCGGTCCTCGGAACGTTCATCCTCGCGTTCGGCTGGTACGGCTTCAACGTCGGCACGCAGGCGACGATCCTCGCGGTCGCCGACGACGGTACGCTCACGTTCATGGGCTCGGCGCTCGGTCGCGTCGCCCTCGTGACGACGCTCGGTATGAGCGCGGGCGGTGCGATGGCGATGCTCACTTCCGCGCGCTACCAAGGGAAGCCCGATCCGCTCTGGACCGCGAACGGCATTCTCGCCGGGCTCGTTGCGGTCACGGGCGCGGTTCCCCACGTCACGTGGTGGGGCGGTGCGCTGCTCGGTGGACTGGGCGGTTTCCTCGTGCTTCCGGCGTTCCACTTCACCGTCGACAGACTGAAGATTGACGACGTCTGCGGCGTCTTCGCCGTCCACGGCGTCGCGGGCGCGGTCGGAACGGCGCTGATCCCGCTCTTCGCGGTCGGCGGCTTCGCGCTCAACCAGTTCGTGTTGCAGGTCGTCGGCGTCGTCGTGATCGCCCTGTGGACGGTCGTCGCCTCGGCGGTGGTCCTCGCGGTCATCGACGCGGTCGTCGGCCTCCGTGTGACCGAAGAAGAGGAGACCGAAGGCCTCGACGAGGGCGAACACGGCGTCTCGGTCTACCCCGAGTTCGTGCCGAACGAGAGCCGTGACGGCACCGTCGCGGCCGACGGCGGCGAACTCCGTACTGACGGCGGGAGCGTTCTCCACGGAGACGTCTCCACTCCGGGAAGCGTCACCGACGGCGACGCAGCGGCTCCGGACGCGGAGGTGAGCGGCGATGAGTGA
- the hemB gene encoding porphobilinogen synthase: protein MNLTDRPRRLRRDGIRSLVSETELTARDLVAPVFVDATTDERVPIESMPGHERVPVSNAVDRVEDVLETGVEAVMVFGIPESKDERGSRAWARDGVVQAAVRDITAETDAYVITDVCLCEYTSHGHCGVLEADAESDPTLTVRNDPTLELLAKTAVSHADAGADMVAPSSMTDGMVGAIRARLDDADHEDVPIMSYAAKYESAFYGPFRDAADGAPAFGDRRHYQMDPANGREALREVALDVEQGADVLMIKPALAYLDVVRSVREAFDHPVAAYNVSGEYAMIHAAAENGWLDLEGAAHESLLAMKRAGADLIITYFAEDLAARL from the coding sequence ATGAACCTCACCGACCGGCCGCGACGGCTCCGACGCGACGGCATCAGGTCGCTCGTCAGCGAGACGGAACTGACCGCCCGAGACCTCGTCGCACCGGTCTTCGTCGACGCGACCACCGACGAGCGCGTGCCGATCGAGTCGATGCCGGGCCACGAACGCGTTCCCGTCTCTAATGCGGTCGACCGCGTCGAAGACGTGTTGGAGACGGGCGTCGAGGCGGTGATGGTGTTCGGGATTCCCGAGTCGAAAGACGAGCGCGGATCCCGCGCGTGGGCGCGAGACGGTGTCGTCCAAGCGGCCGTCCGGGACATCACGGCCGAAACCGACGCGTACGTGATCACCGACGTCTGTCTCTGCGAGTACACAAGCCACGGCCACTGCGGCGTGCTCGAAGCCGACGCCGAGTCGGACCCGACGCTCACCGTCCGGAACGACCCGACGCTCGAACTGCTCGCGAAGACCGCGGTCTCGCACGCCGACGCGGGCGCGGATATGGTCGCCCCGAGTTCGATGACCGACGGGATGGTCGGGGCGATCCGCGCCCGCCTCGACGACGCCGACCACGAGGACGTTCCGATCATGTCCTACGCGGCGAAGTACGAGAGCGCCTTCTACGGTCCCTTCCGCGACGCCGCCGACGGCGCGCCCGCGTTCGGCGACCGCCGTCACTACCAGATGGACCCCGCAAACGGGCGCGAAGCACTCCGGGAGGTCGCACTCGACGTCGAACAGGGCGCGGACGTGCTGATGATCAAGCCCGCGCTCGCGTACCTCGACGTCGTGCGCTCGGTCCGCGAGGCGTTCGACCACCCGGTCGCCGCGTACAACGTCTCCGGCGAGTACGCGATGATCCACGCCGCCGCGGAGAACGGCTGGCTCGACTTGGAGGGGGCGGCCCACGAATCGCTGCTCGCGATGAAACGCGCCGGAGCCGATCTCATCATCACGTACTTCGCCGAGGATCTCGCGGCGCGGCTCTGA